In a single window of the Orbaceae bacterium lpD04 genome:
- a CDS encoding FKBP-type peptidyl-prolyl cis-trans isomerase yields MVFDTVEKKASYGIGLQIGQQLKESGLKNLELDALKQGLEDVLSDRAPAISLEVLHDALRQVHEQAMKDKEDQAKVIAQAGVDFLKNNLQQDGVKSTESGLQYLVLKQGDGAIPTETNQVRVHYTGRLIDGTVFDSSEERGQPAEFPVNGVIRGWVEALQLMPIGSKWQLYIPQELAYGSQGAGAAIPPYSALIFDVELLAIV; encoded by the coding sequence ATGGTATTTGATACAGTCGAAAAAAAAGCCAGTTATGGTATTGGATTGCAAATTGGCCAGCAATTAAAAGAATCTGGTTTAAAAAACTTGGAACTTGATGCGCTAAAACAGGGATTAGAAGATGTTCTTTCTGATAGAGCACCAGCGATCTCTTTAGAAGTACTACATGATGCTTTACGTCAAGTTCATGAACAAGCCATGAAAGATAAAGAAGATCAAGCCAAAGTGATAGCACAAGCTGGCGTTGATTTCTTAAAAAATAATTTACAGCAAGATGGCGTTAAATCAACTGAGTCGGGTTTACAGTATTTAGTATTAAAGCAAGGTGATGGTGCAATACCAACTGAAACGAATCAGGTAAGAGTACATTATACTGGCCGTTTAATTGATGGCACTGTTTTTGATAGCTCTGAAGAAAGAGGCCAGCCAGCAGAGTTCCCTGTTAATGGCGTGATTAGAGGATGGGTTGAAGCATTACAATTAATGCCTATTGGGTCAAAATGGCAACTTTATATCCCACAAGAACTTGCTTATGGTTCACAAGGCGCAGGCGCGGCAATTCCGCCATATAGTGCGCTTATTTTCGATGTTGAGCTATTAGCGATAGTTTAA
- the rplI gene encoding 50S ribosomal protein L9, which produces MQIILLDKVANLGSLGDQVNVKAGYARNFLIPQGKAVPATKKNIEFFEARRAELEAKLADVLKAAEQRAAEINALVKVTITSKAGDEGRLFGSIGTRDIADAVKARGVNVSKSEVRLPNGVLRTTGEHEVSFQVHGEVFAKVILDIVPEA; this is translated from the coding sequence ATGCAAATTATTCTACTCGACAAAGTTGCTAACTTAGGCAGCTTAGGTGATCAAGTTAATGTTAAAGCAGGATATGCTCGTAACTTTTTGATCCCACAAGGTAAAGCAGTTCCAGCTACTAAGAAAAATATTGAATTTTTCGAAGCGCGCCGTGCTGAACTAGAAGCGAAACTTGCTGATGTATTAAAAGCTGCAGAACAAAGAGCTGCTGAAATTAATGCGTTAGTAAAAGTAACGATTACATCAAAAGCGGGTGACGAAGGTCGTCTATTTGGTTCAATCGGTACTCGCGATATCGCAGATGCAGTAAAAGCGCGTGGCGTTAACGTATCTAAGAGTGAAGTTCGTTTACCAAATGGTGTACTTCGTACAACTGGTGAACATGAAGTTTCATTCCAAGTTCACGGTGAAGTCTTTGCTAAAGTGATTCTTGATATTGTGCCAGAAGCATAA
- the rpsR gene encoding 30S ribosomal protein S18, whose protein sequence is MARYFRRRKFCRFTAEGVKEIDYKDISLLKSYITESGKIVPSRITGTCAKYQRQLARAIKRARYLALLPYTDNHQ, encoded by the coding sequence ATGGCTCGCTATTTCCGTCGTCGCAAATTCTGCCGTTTTACAGCAGAAGGCGTTAAAGAGATTGATTATAAAGATATCTCTTTACTAAAAAGTTATATCACTGAAAGTGGTAAAATTGTACCAAGTCGTATTACTGGTACATGTGCAAAATACCAACGTCAACTAGCTCGTGCAATCAAACGTGCTCGCTACTTGGCTTTATTACCTTACACTGATAACCATCAGTAA
- the priB gene encoding primosomal replication protein N has protein sequence MQNRLELSGCVLKAPIRKVSPSGISHCQFYLQHASEQIEAGLKRQAWCVIPVIISGTNELIHSIKKGSKILVVGFISTHTKANNIQQIVLHASEIKLID, from the coding sequence ATGCAAAATCGTTTGGAGTTGTCAGGTTGCGTTTTAAAGGCACCCATACGAAAAGTAAGTCCTAGCGGGATATCTCATTGCCAGTTTTATTTACAACATGCTTCAGAGCAAATCGAAGCAGGTCTAAAAAGACAAGCATGGTGTGTGATCCCAGTTATTATTAGCGGGACGAACGAATTGATTCACAGTATTAAAAAGGGCAGTAAAATTTTAGTCGTCGGATTTATTAGCACACATACAAAGGCTAATAATATTCAACAAATTGTTTTACATGCTAGCGAAATTAAATTAATAGATTAA
- the rpsF gene encoding 30S ribosomal protein S6, with translation MRHYEIVFMVHPDQSEQVPGMIERYTGTLTTTGGTIHRLEDWGRRQLAYPIEKLHKAHYVLMNVEATQEAVDELEDNFRFNDAVIRSLIMRTKHAVTEISPMLKAKDERKSSRDDFNDADAEDTDSDAEGSED, from the coding sequence ATGCGTCATTACGAAATTGTTTTTATGGTTCATCCAGACCAAAGCGAACAAGTTCCAGGTATGATTGAACGTTATACTGGTACTTTAACGACTACTGGTGGTACTATCCATCGTTTAGAAGATTGGGGACGCCGTCAATTGGCTTATCCTATTGAAAAACTGCACAAAGCACACTATGTTCTTATGAATGTAGAAGCAACTCAAGAAGCGGTAGACGAGTTAGAAGATAACTTCCGTTTCAACGATGCGGTTATTCGTAGTTTAATTATGCGTACTAAACACGCTGTGACAGAAATATCTCCAATGCTTAAAGCAAAAGACGAACGTAAAAGTTCAAGAGATGACTTTAACGATGCGGATGCTGAAGATACTGATTCAGATGCTGAGGGATCAGAAGATTAA